In Vibrio bathopelagicus, the following are encoded in one genomic region:
- the rplU gene encoding 50S ribosomal protein L21, producing MYAVFQSGGKQHRVSEGQTLRLEKLDVETGATVEFDKVLLVANGEEIAVGAPLVEGGKVTAEVVQHGRGDKVKIVKFRRRKHSRKQAGHRQWFTEVKITGINA from the coding sequence TGGCAAACAACACCGAGTAAGCGAAGGTCAAACACTTCGTTTAGAGAAATTAGACGTTGAAACTGGTGCAACTGTAGAATTTGATAAAGTTCTTCTTGTTGCTAACGGCGAAGAAATCGCTGTTGGTGCACCTCTTGTTGAAGGTGGCAAGGTTACTGCAGAAGTAGTACAACACGGTCGTGGCGATAAAGTAAAAATCGTTAAATTCCGTCGTCGTAAGCACTCGCGTAAGCAAGCTGGTCACCGTCAGTGGTTCACAGAAGTGAAAATCACTGGCATTAACGCTTAA
- the rpmA gene encoding 50S ribosomal protein L27: MAHKKAGGSTNNGRDSESKRLGVKRFGGESVLAGNIIVRQRGTKFHAGTNVGIGKDHTLFALTEGKVKFAVKGPKNRKFVSIEAE; this comes from the coding sequence ATGGCACATAAAAAAGCTGGCGGTTCTACTAATAACGGCCGCGATTCAGAAAGCAAACGTCTTGGTGTTAAGCGTTTTGGTGGTGAATCTGTTCTTGCAGGTAACATCATCGTTCGTCAACGTGGTACTAAGTTCCACGCTGGCACAAACGTTGGCATCGGTAAAGACCATACTCTTTTCGCTCTTACTGAAGGTAAAGTGAAATTTGCAGTAAAAGGTCCTAAAAACCGTAAGTTTGTAAGCATCGAAGCTGAGTAA
- the cgtA gene encoding Obg family GTPase CgtA, translated as MKFVDEASVKIEAGDGGNGTVSFWREKFVAKGGPDGGDGGDGGDVYIQADENLNTLIDYRFQRFYNAERGENGRGGNCTGKRGKDMTMKVPVGTRAVDIHTNEIVAEVAEHGKKVMVGKGGWHGLGNTRFKSSVNRAPRQKTMGTKGEVRELRLELLLLADVGMLGLPNAGKSTFIRSVSAAKPKVADYPFTTLIPSLGVVSVVPEKSFVVADIPGLIEGAADGAGLGIRFLKHLERCRVLLHMIDILPIDGSDPIQNALTIIDELEQYSEKVAQKPRWLVFNKVDLMPEEEADEKIQEIVEALGWEGEYFKISAVNKIGTKDLCFKLGEFMENLPREVEAIEEEEKVNFMWDDYHKDAMAGKNVVTEDDDDWDDWDDEEDDGHVIYVRD; from the coding sequence ATGAAATTCGTTGATGAAGCATCAGTAAAAATAGAAGCCGGTGATGGCGGTAATGGTACAGTAAGCTTTTGGCGCGAAAAATTCGTCGCTAAAGGTGGTCCTGATGGCGGTGATGGCGGTGATGGTGGTGATGTTTACATTCAAGCGGATGAAAACTTAAATACACTGATCGATTACCGTTTCCAACGTTTTTACAATGCAGAGCGTGGCGAAAATGGCCGCGGTGGTAACTGTACTGGTAAACGTGGTAAAGATATGACCATGAAAGTACCTGTAGGTACTCGTGCTGTTGATATCCACACTAATGAAATCGTTGCTGAAGTTGCTGAACATGGCAAAAAAGTAATGGTTGGTAAAGGTGGGTGGCACGGTCTTGGTAACACGCGTTTTAAGTCGTCGGTTAACCGTGCTCCTCGTCAAAAGACAATGGGTACTAAAGGTGAAGTTCGCGAACTACGTTTAGAGCTTCTTCTACTAGCGGATGTTGGTATGCTTGGCTTGCCAAACGCTGGTAAATCTACTTTTATTCGCTCGGTATCTGCTGCGAAACCGAAAGTTGCTGATTACCCGTTTACCACGCTGATCCCTAGCTTAGGTGTTGTTAGTGTTGTCCCTGAAAAGAGCTTTGTTGTTGCTGACATCCCAGGACTAATCGAAGGTGCAGCTGATGGCGCTGGCCTTGGTATTCGTTTCTTGAAGCACCTTGAGCGTTGTCGTGTTCTTCTGCACATGATCGATATTTTGCCGATTGATGGTTCTGATCCTATTCAGAACGCACTGACGATTATTGACGAGCTAGAGCAATACAGCGAAAAAGTGGCACAGAAACCTCGCTGGTTAGTATTCAACAAAGTTGATCTAATGCCTGAAGAAGAAGCGGACGAAAAGATTCAAGAAATCGTCGAAGCTTTAGGTTGGGAAGGCGAGTACTTCAAGATTTCTGCTGTGAACAAGATCGGCACGAAAGATCTTTGCTTTAAACTGGGTGAGTTCATGGAGAACCTACCTCGTGAAGTTGAAGCAATCGAAGAAGAAGAAAAAGTTAACTTTATGTGGGATGACTACCATAAAGATGCGATGGCTGGTAAGAATGTTGTTACTGAAGATGACGACGATTGGGACGACTGGGATGACGAAGAAGATGACGGTCATGTTATCTATGTTCGTGACTAA
- a CDS encoding threonine/serine exporter family protein: MASEQRAISRLVAQSGQMLLAHGAESTLVGDIMRRIGIACGVNEVEVALSANALVVTTVMDDHCITTTRSCADRGINMQVITEIQRVCIMMEKGILDYDLAYKKIQGISPERYNRWLVVVMIGLSCASFSRLAGGDWQVFMMTFIASACGMIVRQEVGHRHFNPLLNFAITAFVTTTISAQAVLYNIGGQPTIVMASSVLMLVPGFPLINSVADMLKGHINMGLARFTMASLLTLATSLGIVAAMSLSDVWGWAS, encoded by the coding sequence ATGGCATCAGAACAAAGAGCGATCTCAAGGTTAGTTGCTCAGTCAGGACAAATGTTATTGGCACACGGCGCCGAGAGTACACTGGTCGGTGATATTATGCGCCGCATCGGTATTGCTTGTGGGGTGAATGAGGTTGAAGTTGCACTGTCAGCCAATGCGTTGGTCGTGACAACAGTAATGGATGATCATTGTATAACGACTACTCGAAGCTGTGCTGATCGTGGCATTAATATGCAGGTGATAACAGAGATTCAACGCGTGTGTATCATGATGGAGAAAGGGATTCTTGATTATGATTTAGCTTACAAGAAGATCCAAGGGATCAGTCCAGAACGTTATAATCGTTGGTTGGTTGTCGTGATGATTGGATTATCGTGTGCCTCTTTTAGTCGTCTTGCTGGCGGTGATTGGCAGGTCTTCATGATGACCTTTATCGCGTCAGCCTGCGGCATGATCGTCAGACAAGAGGTTGGTCATCGCCATTTCAATCCGCTATTAAACTTTGCAATCACGGCATTTGTTACGACAACTATTTCAGCGCAAGCGGTTCTTTATAACATTGGTGGTCAGCCCACTATCGTGATGGCTTCTTCTGTGCTGATGCTTGTCCCCGGTTTCCCTTTAATTAACTCTGTTGCGGATATGCTTAAAGGCCATATTAATATGGGCCTCGCACGCTTCACCATGGCCAGTTTATTAACGTTGGCAACAAGCTTAGGCATTGTTGCTGCGATGAGCCTTTCGGACGTTTGGGGATGGGCAAGCTAA
- a CDS encoding threonine/serine exporter family protein, with translation MTIFELLIGLLNDMFFAAIPAVGFALVFNVPQRALIYCALGGSIGHGSRYLMMHFGIPIEWATFFAATIVGMIGVHWSHKLLAHPKVFTVAALIPMVPGVFAFKAMIAMVEINRAGYNPELLAMLMENFLKSMFIIAGLAVGLAVPGLLFYRRRPIV, from the coding sequence ATGACTATCTTTGAATTATTGATCGGCCTTTTGAACGATATGTTTTTTGCTGCGATACCTGCTGTCGGTTTTGCACTAGTCTTTAACGTGCCACAACGTGCGTTGATCTATTGTGCTCTCGGAGGATCCATTGGCCACGGTAGCCGTTACTTAATGATGCATTTCGGTATTCCTATTGAGTGGGCGACGTTCTTCGCGGCTACCATTGTCGGTATGATCGGGGTTCATTGGTCACACAAACTGTTGGCGCACCCAAAGGTATTTACCGTCGCCGCTTTGATTCCGATGGTTCCTGGAGTCTTCGCGTTCAAAGCGATGATCGCTATGGTAGAAATCAACAGGGCAGGGTATAACCCAGAGTTGCTCGCTATGTTGATGGAGAACTTCTTAAAATCGATGTTCATTATCGCGGGACTAGCGGTTGGCTTGGCGGTGCCTGGGCTGTTATTCTACCGTCGTAGACCTATCGTCTAG
- the folA gene encoding type 3 dihydrofolate reductase yields the protein MIISMIAAMANNRVIGKDNQMPWHLPADFAWFKRSTMGKPVVMGRKTYDSIGRPLPGRLNIVISRDESLELEGVTTVTSIDQALELVSEVDEVMIIGGGSIYESCLPKANKLYLTYINLEVDGDTQFPSWGEGWKQSFSETYQADEKNKHNMEFVILER from the coding sequence ATGATCATCAGTATGATAGCGGCAATGGCAAACAACCGTGTAATTGGTAAAGATAATCAGATGCCATGGCATTTACCTGCAGATTTCGCATGGTTTAAACGCTCAACGATGGGGAAACCTGTAGTGATGGGGCGTAAGACCTATGATTCGATTGGTCGCCCTTTGCCAGGTCGACTGAATATCGTAATTAGCCGCGATGAAAGCTTAGAGCTTGAAGGAGTGACTACCGTTACTTCAATTGATCAAGCATTAGAACTTGTCAGCGAAGTTGACGAAGTGATGATCATTGGTGGTGGTTCTATATATGAAAGCTGTCTGCCTAAAGCTAATAAGCTCTATCTGACTTATATCAACCTCGAAGTCGATGGTGATACACAGTTCCCTAGTTGGGGAGAGGGTTGGAAGCAGAGCTTTAGTGAGACTTATCAAGCCGACGAGAAAAACAAACACAACATGGAGTTTGTGATTCTCGAGCGTTAA